In Segatella copri, the DNA window GCATTAGGAGCCTTCAAGCGGAAAGTTACGGTATGATTGGCGTTCACCTCTGGTGAGATAACAGGAACATTGTCAAACAATGCCTGTTGGGCAAAACTGCCAAGACTCATCAGCAAGGCAGTTGCCAAGAATGTAATTTTCTTCATTGTTGTCTAATTTTGATAATTGTTAGTCTCATTCTATAGAAGGTCTCCTAAGATTTAGAAGACCTTCCTGGTAATTATTAGAATATTTTTTGTACAAATTCAGCGAGATAGATTCTCCAATTTCGCCAAATATGTCCCCCATCTGTTTCCATATAGGTATATTTGTAGCCCTTGCTATCCAGTTTCTTTCGCAAAGCGGTGTTGTCCTTGTAGAGGAAATCGGAATTACCTATGCCAATCCAGAAGAGCTTTGGCTTGGCAGCAAAGAGGTTAGCCAACTTATCATCCACATTGTCGTAGATATACTCATTGGCACCACCGCTCCTCTGCTCCTTGCCGATGGCTGCGGAGAACAAACCTACATAACCAAAGGTCTTAGGATTGTTGATAGAAATATAGAACGAGTGGAAACCACCCATCGAAAGACCTGCTATGGCACGACCTTGAGTATTGGCGATGGTACGATAGCGACTATCCATGAACTTCACTACCTCAGGGAAAGATGCCTCGAAAGATCCCTCCATGGTCTTAGGCAATCCCAATGTAGGGACTATCAGATTATCCGATGTCTGTCCTGGAGCTGCCTCCTGAGAGATATTGCCATTAGTCATGACAACGATCATTGGCTTCGCCTTGCCTTGCGCAATGAGGTTATCGAGAATTTGCGAAGCACGTCCCAAATCCATCCACGCTTCCTCGTCGCCACCGATGCCATGCAAGAGATAAAGCACAGGATATTTCTGCTTGCTGGTCTCGTAACCAGCAGGAGTATATACTGTCATACGACGAGTAAGGCCAGCTTTGGCATCATCATACCAGACCTTTGATACGGTTCCATGCGCTACCTTGTTGACCTTGTAGAGATCTGCCTTTCCCCCACCTATCAAGAAATAGTTGGAAACGTTGGCGATGTCACGCACGGTATAGACGTTGAGATGGTCGGTAACACTGGCGCCATCTACCATCATTGTATAGCTATAAAGCTCTGGTGCCAAAGGAGCAGTGGTTGTAAAAGACCACACACCCTTCTCATCCTTCTTCAAATCGGCTACTCCAGGCATATCATACTTACCCATCGGGGTATCTATTTTCTTGGTTGGCAAGAAGTCACCTGTTATCTGTACTTTTTGAGCCCCTGGTGCCATGCAGCGGAAAGTAACGGTCTTGTCTGCATGAATCTCAGGCGAGAGCACAGGAACCTGATTAAACAAGGCTTGCTGTGCGAAACAGCCCAAATGTAAGAGCAGCGCTGCTGCAAGAATTTGTAGTTTCTTCATATCTGTTTTTAATTAATGTTTTTAATTTCACTTTATTATTGCCACACCTCACCCAACTTTTTCATAATTTTAGGCGTGCATGCAACCCAGAAGGGCCAGTCGTGTGTACCAGCGCGAGTGATGTATTCGTTAGGCACCTTATTGGCATCAAGGGCCTGTTTGAAAGAGCCAGCCGACTGAAAGAGAAAATCTTCAGTACCTATCTCGATAGTGATGCCCGGCAGTTTCGATACATCGGCCTTGCTCAACAGATCATATAGGTTAGGAGCGCCATCAATGTAGGTGGCGGGGCTGCAAGCATATACATACGAGAACATTTCGGGATGCAGCAAACCATAATAAAGCGATCCAAAGCCACCCATCGACAGGCCACCAATGGCACGCGAGGCACGGTCTTTCTTTACAGCATAGAGGTTCTCAACCGTAGGCAAGAACTCAGTGAAGAAGTAGGTCATATATTTTATATCATTGCCATTATAGTTGTCGCAATAAAAATTATCGCCACCACAGTCGGGGCAAATCACAATCATCTCAGGAGCTGTGCCATCGCTGGCCGCAGTCGAGGCATTAACGTTTATCTTTCCACCATTCAGCCAATCGTTATTGCTACCATTAGCGCCATGCAGCATATACAGCACTGGATATTCTTTGCTTTTATCATAGCCTTTCGGCAAATACACCGAATATTTCATAGTGCGACCTAGCACCGTGCTCTTAATGGTTTGGTCGCGCAGCTCGGTGCCCGTAGCCTGCATTAACGAAGCAAACTTAACTGAGAAGCTGCCCGTGGTGCTGGTGGTTTTTCCATCGGCAGTAGTGGTACCCAGGTCCTTAGCCACAAGGTTGAACAGAGCGGCACCCTCACTGCTCATGGCAGTAGAGACCTCTATCTGTCCTGAGGTGATATATTGCTTCACGCCACTGGCATCTACATAATAGCTACCGCCAGCCACGTTATAGGCGGGATTCACCCAACCGTTGTCGCACAGCCAAGCATCATGGGCATTGCCTTGCACAGTATAGGTACCAACTATACCTGTAGCCGTATTGCCCGAAGCATTAATAAGATCGAGGTAAAGGGTGGTAGCCCCCTCGGGCGATGTTACGCTAACCGAATATTTTGTTACACCAGGGAACACGGTGGTCTGACCCGTAGCCCAATCGTACGATGTAACTGGCTGCTCGTCTATCATCATCATATAGCCCGATGCCTCTGGGTCATCTACTCCCACCTCGAATGTCAAATTGCCATGGTAATCGAGTTTCACACGCTTGCCAGCTTGGTTGGTGAACAAACCACTGAAATAATATACACCTCCATAGATGGTGACATCGAGGCCGCCACTCTGCATAGCCTCACCATTCACCTTTACCACACAAGTCTTATTGGCAACTTTGTTAGATACTTCATAAGTAGCAGAAGGCAAAATCCACTCGCTACTTCCGAAATTGACAGTCACATCATTGCCTTGCGCATCCTTGATATCCACGTTGAGCGACTTGATACCTTTTCCCAACTTTGTGGTGGGCTGTACGGTAGCTTCATTAGAATGACAAATCAGCATATCGCCATACACACCTTGCAAATCATCAATCGCATCATTGTTGCAGGCGGAAAAGAACAAACCTGTTACAATTAGCCCAAATATAAAGCCTAAATATTTTTTCATAATTTCGTTTCTTTAATAATGAGTTATTGAGAAATGGCCCATCCATCATTTTGTTTGATGTTAGGGTTCAGTTCTATTTCCTTGAGAGGAATAGGCAGCAACTTGTGCTTGTTCTGGAAACCATAAGAAGAGTTGGTGTAATCCCAAGTCACCCCCTTGGAGCTGAAGTTAGGAATTTGCTTGCCCTGTGTGCCAAGAGCAGCCTCAGCATCACCCCAGCGCACCAAGTCTTGATAGCGGACAGATTCCAAGCAAAGTTCCAAGCGCTTCTCTGTCTTGATGTCATCCAAGGTTACGCTCTGCAAAGGAGTCTCCTTGGCACGTTCACGAATCTGGTTGATGTCATCGAGAGCCTTGTCTGGCTGACCAGCCTGTAAGTTAGCCTCGGCAGCCAACAGCAACACCTCTGCATAACGCATGATGCGACGGTCGGTATACTGAAATCCCTGAAAATAAGATGCATCCATGATACAGTCAGATTTCAACTGGCGATTCTTGAACATAAGATATCCCTCACATCCATAGACAGCCATACCTGGCGAAACTTTTGCGCCATATTCTGCCATTTGGCTTTCATTCAGCATCGTATGCTTGAGGCGATAACCATCAGGACCTTCAGCCTTAACAAAAGCATCGTACAAGGACTTACGAGGATTCAAGAATCCGTATGTACCCTGGGCAATTTCGTTGGCAGCAGTACCGCTCATACTGAAATAGGCTGTACGCCATCCCTGCATCAAGAAGGTCATGTCAAATTGGCTCCAAGTTTGCTCTTGGTCGTTGCGCCACTGGAGTTCGAGCATAGACTCACAGTTGTTGTTGTTGACGGCATGAAACTGCATGTCATAGTCGCCACGGAAGAGGTCGTACTTCTTGGAATCCACCACCTCATTGAGTACGGATGCAGCCTCCTGATACTTTTTCTGGAAGAGATAAGCCTTGCCCAAATAAGCCTTTGCCACTTCCTGGGTAACACGCATACCCGTCTCCTGATCGTCCTTGTTCTTCTTGGAAGGAAGTGCATTCATGCTGATGGCATCATTTAGGTCTGACTCTACAGCTGTCCAAAGAGCCTCAGGTGTGCTGTTGCCTTGGCGATATTCACCTGGTTCCAACAAATGATCTACGAGAGGAGCTGTACCCCACAAAGTGACAAGTTCGAAGTTTGCCCAAGCACGGAAGAACTTTGCCTCTGCGATGGCACGTTTCTTGACAGGAGTGTCGTTTGCCACCTTCTCAATGACCAAGTTAGACTGGTAAATCAATCCATACAAGCCAGAGAACACACCTTGTATCATGCCATTGTCTGTGCCATAGGTATATTCGTTCAACTGCTCTAAGGAGGTGTTGTCGCCACGCTGACCACCACCGCACCATACATCGTCAGAAAGGAGATTCTTGGTAAAGAACCAGTTGTAATACAATCCTTTCAGGCTGGAATACATGGAAGCCACAGCTTGCTCTGTCTGTTCATCAGTCTGGTAGAAATCATCCTGGCCGCCCATGTTTCCATGTTTCGCTATGTCGAGTCTGCTCTCACAACCGGCAAACAAAGCTGCCACTACGAGGAGCAAGCTATATATGATATTCTTTCTCATAATACGCTAAATCATTAATAGATGAATAATTTGTATTGTCTAAAATTCCAAGTTGAAACCCATGACGACTTTCTTTGCCATAGGATAAGCACCCTTGTCGATGCCCATACCACTGGTGGCATTGGCTGAAGCCTCTGGGTCGAAGCCTGGATACTTGGTGATGGTGAAGAAATCATCAAGTGATACATAAAGGCGAAGGCTGTTGATAGCCACCTTCTTTAAGAGATGCTTTGGCAAGTTGTAACCCAACTGGATTTGCTTGATTTTGAAATAAGAGCCATCATATACCATGGCACTTGAGCAAGCGTACTTATCCATGTTGTCAGCACCTGCACGTGGCTTGGTTCCATTAGGATTCTCTGGAGTCCAACGGTTGTCATAGAATACCTTTTTCAACTTGTTGACCATCTGATAGTCAGGGCGGTTGATACAGTTGAAAATCTTATTGCCAGAAGCTCCACTACCGAAGAGGGTAAAGTCGAAGCCCTTATAGGCCGCTGTCAAGGTGATACCATAGGTGAAGTTAGGAATGGCATTGCCGATGTCGGTCAAGTCACCATCTGAGATGTCACCACTGTTGTCCAAGTCGGCAAATTGAGGATTACCAGTCTCTGGATCAACGCCAGTGAACTTATAGCCACGGAAGTAATAAACAGGATAGCCCTGCTCAAAATAGGTGATGGTGTAAGTATGGAAGTTAGAACCTGGCAAACGAGTGATGGAAGGGTCGATGTAAGTTACCTCGTTCTTCAAGGTAGCGAGGTTGCCACGGATGCCATAGCTGAAGTCGCCGATATTGTCACGCCAACCCAACTCAAACTCGAAACCCTTGTTGCTTACATTACCTGCATTCATTGGAGAGGTGGTACCACCGATAACCAATGATGGGGTTGTGCCGTTTACCAACAAGTCCTTGGTTTTCTTGGTGAAGTAGTCGATGCTGAAGTTCATGCGTCCCTTAAACAAGAGACCGTCGATACCGAAGTTGGTCTGCTCAGAAGTCTCCCACTTCAGTTTATCGTTACCCATACTAGATGGACTAACAGACGTTGTATAATTATTACCAGGAACTAACGGATAAAAGCTACCCTGCGCCATATCGGTGCTGTAACGATAACCGCCCAAGGCAGCTAAACTACCATTCTGACCCCAGCTGGCTCTCAACTTCAAGCTCGTAACCACGTCACGCAAAGGAGCAAAGAATTTCTCCTCGGAGATAGTCCAACCAGCAGATACAGCAGGGAAATATCCCCAACGATTGGTAGATGGCAACTTAGATAAGTCGGCAGCATCTGCACGGAGAGAAGCCTGCAAATAATAGCGGTTCATGTAATCATAACTCAAACGTCCGAAGTAAGAGTACTTGGCAGAGCGAGTTTTTTCACCAGCGACACCCTTGGTGGCAGAGGCAGAAGCATAGTTGAGGAAGAAGAACAACGGATTATTTTTCTTGACTGCGTCCTCTTTGTTTGCAGCCAACTGACCACTTACATAATCGTAGGTAGATTCTTGGAAAGAGATACCTGCCATGGCATTGATGGTATGCTCGCCAAACTTCTTCATGTAGTTGGCAAAGTTCTCCCATTGATAATAGATGGAAGTATTGGATTGGGCACTATAGTCCACGAAATCGCGAGACTGTGTAACGTTGCCATAGAAAGGAAGTGAAGCCGAAGAACTGCGAGCACCAGAGAGACGATAGCCCAAACGAGAGGTGAACACAAAGCCCTTGAATGGCTTGAAGTCGGCATAGATAGAACCATTGACATTGAATCCACTGTTGCGAGATATGCCATTGTCACGCATGATGAATGGGTTGTATTGCTCACCTGCATAGAAAGCAGACACACCATAGTAGTTACCATTGGCGTCTGTCAAGAGGTGCTTGCCATTGGCCAAAGCTTTTGCCATGTGGGCTGGGAGATTATCTGGAGCATAGGTGACAGGAGTCAAAGGATCCATCTGAAGCACAGCTGTCAACATGCCACCATACTCATTGCTCTCAGAAACAGAGCGAACATTATATTTTTCAATCTGATTGGTTGTACCCACCTTGAGCCAAGGCTTGATCTGATATTCCGCATTGATGGTAGCGGTCATACGGCGATAAACGTCATTATCGCCTTTTACCATACCATTATTATCAAGATAGGTGAGAGAAAGGTAATAGTTGCCGTTCTGGTTACCACCATTGAAACCTATGTTATGCTTCTGCATGTGTCCCTTGCCATAGATGGCATCTACCCAAGAGGTATTGGTCTTGCCATCCCAGTTCTTGAAGAGGTAATCCTCTGTGAAAGTCTTGCCTTCCTTCATATATTGGATATACTCCTCTGCATTCATGAGCTTGGGCACCTTGGCTAAGCTTTCTGTGGTGTACTGAAAATCATAGGTGATTCTGCCTGAGCCCACTGCACCTTTCTTGGTGGTGATGAGTACAACACCATTACCAGCCTCCGCACCATAGATGGCAGCTGAGGCTGCATCCTTCAACACTTCCATGGAAGCAATATCGTTAGGGTCAAGACCACTGATATCACCCAAGCGTACACCATCTACTACGTAGAGTGGGTCGGAAGAAACGTTGGAAGAGTAACCGCGAATACGAATGGTTGGAGAGGAACCTGGGGCAGATGATGATGAGATGACCTGTACACCTGCTGTTTTACCTTGCAAGGCAGCCTTGGCATTAGTGATGGTACGATTCTCGATATCTTCTTTCTTCACCTGAGAGATGGCACCTGTTACAGAACTCTTCTTCTGAACGCCATAGCCCACAACTACCACATCGTCGAGCACCTTGTTGTCTTCATGTAATGTAATCTTAAGCTTGGAAGAGTTGGCTAAGACCTCTTTATTCTTATAGCCAAGATAAGAGAAGATAAGGGTCTTACCTTTTTGCACCTGGATCGTAAAGTTACCATCCATATCAGTTACAGCGCCACCCTTGTTGTCTCCCTGCACACGCACGGTAACACCAATCAAAGGGTCGGCATTTTGGTCAACTACGAGACCAGCGACTTTCATCAGTTCCTGCGCCAAGGCAGCAGAACCGGAAATCATCAATAAGAACACGAAGGTTAGAAACCTTCTGTAATCATTCATTTTCCTCATAGGTTTTTCTCATTTAAGATAATACTTTATTTATTAAGCTTATATTCTTGTAAATCTGTTAATTGTTTACGGTTGCAAAGGTAGTACTTTTTATCATACACCTTTTTCTAACTTGTTTTCTTGTGTTACGTTTTTGTTCAAAATGGGGTTTTCTATATGTTCAAAAACTTGCTTATTTGTTTAAAAAGCCTTATAATCTTTGTATATATCAGGGTTTTATAGTACTTTTGCAGCTACAATCAAAACCATCGATTATGAAACGAACAAAGGTATTTTATAACGCACTCATTCTCTTGGCAACCCTTCTTCTTACTGCTTGCCAGGACCAAAAAGACAGCCCCGTAGTTTCTTCACCTGAGAAGAACCTCGTCCTGTCTGAACATATCTCCAACCAAAAGGTGAAGAGCATCTGCGAAGACAGATACGGACAAATCTGGATAGGTACCTTCCGTGGTCTCAACAAGTATGATGGCAACCAGTATCACCAATACTACTGCGTGGACGATTCACTGGGATTGCCCGACAACAATATTACCCACATTTACCGTGACTCCCACAACCGACTCTGGGTAGCCACCGTCAATGGTGTATGCCTATACCAGGCCAATGGCAATTTCAAGCGAGTAAGTATCAATGGCACTAACAAGAACATCGAAAAAATCCTAGAAGACAAGGAGGGAAGAATCTTCTTCTTCACGATGACAGACCTATATCAATATGACGAAAATACCAACACTGCCATCATCAAGCTCTCCAAAATGCTGGAGAAGAACAGCTATCATATCTCTTGCCATATAGACCGAAAAGATGTGATGTGGATTGTTACCCCTTACTCTGTCAAGGGGTATCGCACCCAAGATCTCAAACTTATCGCCCAAAGCCCAGTACAGAGTTATCCCATCGCCTCTTTTCTCCTCGATGGGCATCAGCTCTACATCTCTGGCTACAATGGAATGCAGCTCTTTGATACGGATACCAGGAAATGGGGGGGGTCTCCCTGCAGCATTGCAAGGCTTGCAAATCCCCAACGACATGGTCAACTACATCCATCCGTATGGCGCAAAAGGCAACCTTCTGCTTAGCACCACCAAGCACGGATTATTCTATTTCAATGCCCAGGAGGGAACCATCCTGCCACAAAGCGACAAGAAATTCCCATTCGAAGTGCCTGATATGCAAGTCAACAAGATATTAACCGACTCCAAGGGCAACCTTTGGCTCGGGTCTGAAGACGATGGCGTAAAAACCATCTATAGATACAAGGATATGTTTAACAGCATGCCTGCCCTTCAACGTGCCATCGGCAAACAGTCCGTACTCTCCGTAGCTGCCGACAGGAATCATCACCTTTGGATTTCTACCAAGAAGAACGGACTCTATATGTATGACTTGCAAACCCAGCAACTCAAGAACATACCGATGATTTCCTATAGCAACGGCAACAGGAAGAATACCACCACCAACATCTTTGTGGATAGCAGCAATCATCTATGGCTAGCCAATGGCGACCATGTGGCAAAGTGCCAATACGATGGCACCCATCTCAACAAGGTAGCCTCCTACCCTTGCTTCATGCCTATGGACATCAGCCAAGATGCAAAGGGTAACATCTGGGTATCCACGGCATCCGTCAACATCTACTGCATTTCAGCACAAAGTGGAGAGATGACCAAAAAACAACTCTTCCCTACCACTTTCTGCTTCATTCCTAGCATCATGCGCTTGCAGAATGGCAACATGCTCATATCTGCCTTCTACAAACCTATCCTGGAAATGAATGGAAACAACTTCGATGTCCAAGAGTTTAAAGTGAATCCGGATGACTGGAAGAAGTGCATCAAGCGAAGTGCGTATATCCCTACCAAGAACTATCAAGACCGCAAGGGCAACATCTGGTTGGGTACAGTTACCAACGGACTCTTGAAGTATGACGCAAAGAGCCGCAGGCTGACCACCATAGCAGGAATTTCCTGCTCCGACATTTCCAGCATCGAGGAAGATAGAGATGGAAACATTTGGGTCAGTACGCTGTATGGACTCAACAAGATAGATGGAAAAACAGAAAAGGTAACCACCTACAACGAGGCTGACGGTGTGAAAGGCTTCCAATTCTACGATAGGGCATCGTGTAAGCTATCAGATGGAACACTCATCTTCGGCGGTACCCAAGGACTCACCATCTTCAATCCGCAAAACGTAAACACGAACCAACAGATAAGTCTGCTTTTCGAAACACTCAAGGTACATAATGAGATTATGCTTCCTGGCAAAAATGGATGCATCGAGGAGAGCATGGAAGAATCACCCCATATCCACCTAAGCTACAAACAAAACAGCTTCAGCATCGCCTTTTCTGCCATCGACTACAGCGACTACAAGCACATCCATTACTTCTACCAAATGGCAGGATTCGACAATACATGGATTGATGCAGGCAATAACAACGAGGCGTACTACTCTAATCTGCCAGCTGGCAACTATACCTTCAAGGTCAAGATGGTAGGCAACGACTCCAACAATATCATCGCCGAAAAAAGCATACAGGTAAGCATCGCCCCTGAGCCTTGGAACTCTTGGTGGGCATGGTGCCTATACCTTATTATAATGGGATGCGTCGGCTTCGTGATCTATCGGCAGAAGATGCGCATCAGCATCGAGAAGAACATGGTTCAAAAGGCTAAGGATGAGAAGGAGCAGGAACTGCGCATCAACAAGATGAACATGAGTTTCTTCGCTAATATCTCGCATGAGTTCCGGACACCACTCACCATGATTTCGGGACCAGTGGAACAACTCTGCGAAAGTGAAAGCATCAACAAGCACGACAAGTTGCTATTGAACATCATCAACCGAAGCGTGGATAGAATGCTGAGACTCGTCAACCAGTTGCTCGACTTCAACAAGTTGGAGAACGACACACTCCGCTTGCACGTCAAGCAAACCGATATTATCACCGAGATGAAACGCATCATGGACCTCTTCATCGTGAATACAGAGGAGAAAGGTATCACCTTGAACTGTCACGGCCTGGAAGGTTCCTACCTGATGCTTCTGGATTCCGACAAACTGGAAAAGATTATCAACAACCTGATGTCCAACGCCATGAAGTTTACCCCTCGTGGCGGTAAGATAGATGTATCTTTCGACACCGGTACCACTAACAAGGGAGAACAGATTATCACCATCACGGTGGCTGATACAGGCAAGGGAATCCCACAGAATGAGGTGGAGAATATCTTCAAGCGATATTATCAGTTGAACAACCAGTCCACAGGCACCATCAACTGGGGTACTGGCATCGGACTCTACTATGCCCGCAGCCTAGCCGTCCTTCACCATGGCGATTTAAAGGCGGGCAATCGCAAGGACTGCCAGGGAGCCATCTTCACCGTTACCCTGCCTACCGATGAGAGCCTCTATGCCGCCAACGAGAAAGCCCTTTTGGAGCAAGACCAGAAGATGGCTTTTCCACTGCACGACAGTCAGAAAGTGGCAGACAAGGTAAGTCAAGATAACAGTACAGACAACCGTCCGAAAATACTCATCGTAGATGACGACACCGAAGTGGTGCATTATCTTCGTACCCTCCTGGCATCATCCTATCGCATCATCTATCGTTTCGATGCCGAGAGTGCCCTGAAGGCGACAAGGGAGGAAGAACCTAGCCTCATCCTCAGCGATGTGGTGATGCCGGGAATGAGCGGCTATAATCTCTGCAAGGAAATCAAGCAAGACATCCAACTCTGCCATATCCCAGTCATCCTGGTAACGGCAAAGACCACCACCGAAAACCAAGTGGAGGGACTGAACAGCGGAGCAGATGCCTACGTTACCAAACCGTTCACCCCAAAGGTCCTCCTGGCAATGATCAACTCGCAACTCACCAACCGCGAGAAGACCAAGACCATCCTGACCAACGCCACGGAGACCGACAAGAACGTGGAGGAAGTACTGTCGCCACAAGACAAACTCTTTATGGATGAACTCTATCATATGATGGAGCAGGAACTGGCCAACTCGGAACTGGATGTCAACAAGGTAACGAAACTGATGCACATCTCCCGCACAAAGCTCTACTACAAGGTCAAGGGACTCACAGGAGAGAATCCAAGCGTCTTCTTCAAGACCTATAAGCTCAATCGTGCCGCCACCCTCATCGTGGAAGGCAAGTACAACATCTCGGAGATTGCCTACATGACGGGATTCAACACCCTCTCCCACTTCTCAACCAGCTTCAAGAAGCAATTTGGATGTACACCGAGCGAATATAGTAAGAAAACTTATTAAATTTTGATGCGAAACAGGCCTATTATGGGAAAAAATGCTTATCTTTGCATCTAGATTGATTTAATAATAGAAAAATAAAATAAATTATGAACGCAATTCACACAGACAATGCGCCTGCAGCTATCGGTCCATATAGCCAGGCTATCGAAGTAAATGGTTTTGTTTTTGCATCGGGTCAGATTCCTATCGACCCTGCAACAGGCAATTTCGTAGAAGGCGGCATCAAGGAGCAGACTCGCCAGAGCCTCACCAACGCCCAGAACATCCTGAAGGCAGCAGGTACCGACCTTTCTCATGTGGTTAAGACTACAGTTTATCTGAACAGCATGGACGATTTCGCAGCCATGAACGAGGTTTATGCCGAGTTCTTCAGCCAGCCATATCCAGCCCGTTCTGCCGTAGCTGTAGAGAAGTTGCCAAAGGGCGCCCTCGTAGAGGTTGAGGTTTTGGCAGCCAAGTAATTCTTCCTCTTTTCTATCAGGAAGTAAACATTCAAGGTGAAAATATTCTTTAGATGGTATCAAGCATTACATTAAAGAATCTGATTATAGGCTATCGTTCGAAGCACCAGCTCCGGGCGATAGCCTCACCTGTTCATGCCTCGCTCCAAGCCGGTGAACTGACCTGTCTCATCGGAGCCAACGGAGTGGGCAAATCTACCTTACTCAGAACTTTAGCCGGATTTCAGCCCGCACTTGATGGCGAAATTCTGATTCAAGACAAATCTCTTTCCGATTTCTCTGCCCAGGAACTCGCCAGAGAAATCAGCATCGTTCTCACATCGAAGACAGACCATGCCCAGCTCTCAGCAGAAGAGATTGTTGGCATAGGCCGTTCTCCCTATACCGGTTTCTGGGGCACATTATCTGCTGCCGACAAGCAGATTGTTGCTTCTGCTCTTCAGGAAACGGGCATTCAGAATCTAGCCCAGAGAAACATCAGCGAACTGAGCGATGGTGAGCGTCAGAAGGTAATGATAGCCAAAGCCTTGGCGCAGCAAACCCGCATCATCATCCTGGACGAGCCTACCGCCTTCCTCGATTTCCCCAGCAAGATAGAAACCCTACAGATGCTCAGCCGTCTGGCGCACGAACAGCATAAATCCATATTACTGTCAACCCATGACGTAGAGTTGGCGCTCCAGCTCTCCGACCGTCTCTGGCTGATGGAAGAAAGCCGTTTCTCTATCGGCACTCCTAAAGAACTGGCTGCCGATGGTTCCTTATCCAGATTCATCAATCGTGACGGCATCCGATTCAACAAGGATTCCCTCCGCATCGAAATCAAATGAGTTTTCGTAATTGATTTTTTCTATGGTTGCACGCAAGCACATGAAGAAAAAATCTCAAGTGGCTCAGTTTGCTAACTCAAGTGGCTCAATCTGCTAACTCAAGTAGTTCAGTCAGCGAGTTCAGACGTCTCAGTTAGTTAATGCAGACGTCTCGGTAAGCCTACGGATACGGCTCCGTTAGCCTACGCAG includes these proteins:
- a CDS encoding esterase produces the protein MKKLQILAAALLLHLGCFAQQALFNQVPVLSPEIHADKTVTFRCMAPGAQKVQITGDFLPTKKIDTPMGKYDMPGVADLKKDEKGVWSFTTTAPLAPELYSYTMMVDGASVTDHLNVYTVRDIANVSNYFLIGGGKADLYKVNKVAHGTVSKVWYDDAKAGLTRRMTVYTPAGYETSKQKYPVLYLLHGIGGDEEAWMDLGRASQILDNLIAQGKAKPMIVVMTNGNISQEAAPGQTSDNLIVPTLGLPKTMEGSFEASFPEVVKFMDSRYRTIANTQGRAIAGLSMGGFHSFYISINNPKTFGYVGLFSAAIGKEQRSGGANEYIYDNVDDKLANLFAAKPKLFWIGIGNSDFLYKDNTALRKKLDSKGYKYTYMETDGGHIWRNWRIYLAEFVQKIF
- a CDS encoding alpha/beta hydrolase, producing the protein MKKYLGFIFGLIVTGLFFSACNNDAIDDLQGVYGDMLICHSNEATVQPTTKLGKGIKSLNVDIKDAQGNDVTVNFGSSEWILPSATYEVSNKVANKTCVVKVNGEAMQSGGLDVTIYGGVYYFSGLFTNQAGKRVKLDYHGNLTFEVGVDDPEASGYMMMIDEQPVTSYDWATGQTTVFPGVTKYSVSVTSPEGATTLYLDLINASGNTATGIVGTYTVQGNAHDAWLCDNGWVNPAYNVAGGSYYVDASGVKQYITSGQIEVSTAMSSEGAALFNLVAKDLGTTTADGKTTSTTGSFSVKFASLMQATGTELRDQTIKSTVLGRTMKYSVYLPKGYDKSKEYPVLYMLHGANGSNNDWLNGGKINVNASTAASDGTAPEMIVICPDCGGDNFYCDNYNGNDIKYMTYFFTEFLPTVENLYAVKKDRASRAIGGLSMGGFGSLYYGLLHPEMFSYVYACSPATYIDGAPNLYDLLSKADVSKLPGITIEIGTEDFLFQSAGSFKQALDANKVPNEYITRAGTHDWPFWVACTPKIMKKLGEVWQ
- a CDS encoding RagB/SusD family nutrient uptake outer membrane protein, whose amino-acid sequence is MRKNIIYSLLLVVAALFAGCESRLDIAKHGNMGGQDDFYQTDEQTEQAVASMYSSLKGLYYNWFFTKNLLSDDVWCGGGQRGDNTSLEQLNEYTYGTDNGMIQGVFSGLYGLIYQSNLVIEKVANDTPVKKRAIAEAKFFRAWANFELVTLWGTAPLVDHLLEPGEYRQGNSTPEALWTAVESDLNDAISMNALPSKKNKDDQETGMRVTQEVAKAYLGKAYLFQKKYQEAASVLNEVVDSKKYDLFRGDYDMQFHAVNNNNCESMLELQWRNDQEQTWSQFDMTFLMQGWRTAYFSMSGTAANEIAQGTYGFLNPRKSLYDAFVKAEGPDGYRLKHTMLNESQMAEYGAKVSPGMAVYGCEGYLMFKNRQLKSDCIMDASYFQGFQYTDRRIMRYAEVLLLAAEANLQAGQPDKALDDINQIRERAKETPLQSVTLDDIKTEKRLELCLESVRYQDLVRWGDAEAALGTQGKQIPNFSSKGVTWDYTNSSYGFQNKHKLLPIPLKEIELNPNIKQNDGWAISQ